Proteins found in one Aspergillus chevalieri M1 DNA, chromosome 2, nearly complete sequence genomic segment:
- a CDS encoding uncharacterized protein (COG:S;~EggNog:ENOG410PUBX), with amino-acid sequence MDIKRLKSSHTTYPYPAVDDADQDLDRRPEAEKREWEHRLIQRTDSMEWGTGERASLRAGLEPMTTRDNERLLRTHHRSLSKASIVYITTSPFGRRIWLISCNVPDITAGGLDIHILPAGYPLKSPLIPAPAAQFILAQSLVKGQINPRRFLTEQDLESLRILFPKAIGAQLLIAGFLRMLFNSIADVERTHNLGYPGEVGGLVVLLDTATFSATAQNIESGAVVSDTEAKSVGCLGLKLKLPGGNTVLTTVTHAYVRNPALSVVLMRVADWVIRAKNALYRFRNPHLDRDSRAYGVSEQSLSNNPTGKDILLFKMNTKVFLIREPYTLLKESYSTLS; translated from the exons ATGGACATCAAACGGCTCAAGAGCAGTCATACCACATACCCGTACCCGGCTGTCGATGACGCTGATCAAGATCTGGACCGCCGCCCGGAGGCGGAGAAGCGTGAATGGGAGCACCGTCTGATACAAA GAACCGATTCAATGGAGTGGGGCACTGGTGAGAGGGCATCCTTGCGGGCTGGATTAGAGCCGATGACTACAAGGGACAACGAGAGACTCCTCCGAACGCATCATAGATCCCTATCGAAAGCCTCAATCGTATATATCACAACTTCGCCCTTCGGTAGACGCATTTGGTTGATATCATGCAATGTACCTGACATCACAGCTGGCGGGCTGGACATCCATATTCTCCCCGCAGGTTATCCACTGAAGAGCCCTCTCAtaccggccccagcagcacAGTTCATACTGGCGCAGAGCCTGGTGAAGGGACAGATCAACCCACGAAGATTTCTGACAGAACAAGACCTGGAGTCGTTGCGCATCCTGTTCCCGAAAGCAATCGGGGCCCAGTTACTGATTGCAGGATTCCTTCGCATGTTGTTCAATAGCATCGCAGATGTGGAGCGGACCCACAACCTCGGCTACCCGGGTGAGGTGGGAGGGCTTGTTGTACTTCTAGATACGGCAACGTTTAGTGCAACAGCACAGAATATCGAATCGGGTGCAGTCGTCTCGGATACAGAGGCAAAATCAGTTGGGTGTTTGGGGTTGAAGTTGAAATTGCCAGGAGGAAACACGGTTTTAACGACGGTGACCCACGCTTATGTGCGCAATCCTGCGTTGTCGGTGGTTCTTATGCGTGTTGCAGATTGGGTGATTCGGGCAAAGAACGCACTCTATCGTTTCCGAAATCCCCACTTAGACCGGGATTCTCGCGCATACGGTGTATCGGAGCAGAGCCTGTCCAATAATCCGACGGGCAAGGATATTCTGCTCTTTAAAATGAACACAAAGGTATTCCTCATCCGAGAGCCATACACTCTCCTTAAGGAGTCATACTCAACATTATCATAG